The DNA window gttgtttgCCTTTTGTTCAATTATGTACAAGGATCTTACGCAGTAATTCACATCAATTAAAATTCAATTGAAGAAATCAAAAATAGAATTGCGAAAGCACGAAACCAACTGAAACTTCACGAGCTTTCACACCATACAAACAACTCATTAACCAGAAATCAAAATCACGGCTAGCCCAATCATACATGTAATCAGATTAACATATGATACGATGATCTTTAATTCCGGATTTTCCACAAAAATTGCGCTACAAAATTATTTAATGAAAGACACGCCATATCACGAAATATCAGCTCATGCAGGATCCTAAATAACTAGCTAACAAAATATTCTGAATATCACTTTAAGTTAACTGAAATTGAATAGCTTACAGAAACAAGTCAACAACGAATCTCTACAATTCGAAAAACATTGGTGCAATACCTTTAGGTTTCTTAGTGACATAGAAATAGTAGGCCGCACCGGCGCCAATGGCGACGAGAGCCACGGCCATGCTTATCATCTCCACTCGGTGCGACTGCGAACGCTCCATTTTCGAAGCTCCGAAGTCAACAAAATTAACCGAGGACGCAAAAGAAAACGGAGGAAATATGGTGCTGCCAATGCGATTATATAGGAGGGGGAAACAGTAGGAGGAATGAATTATTTTCgaagacacaaaaaaaaaaaaaaaagaacaccaCAATTACTATGGATTGCTGTGGCTACAGCGTCGTCGTTTTGATGGAAGTTTCTGTGGGACCCACTTCCCTAGTAAATTATTCTATTATTTATTGTAAAATAAACGCTTGTTGGATTTATTAATTTTAGTAGTTCATTAACTGAAAATAATCCAATACATGACGGCTGAGGCTATATGTCCATGCTACGGGGATTTAAAACTAGTAAAGAAGCAGGATTCATGGCTCTTGAGATGGAATCAGATTCTTCAATCCTTATTTCTGTCACAACGTCTGATATGTACCGCTTGTCTCCATTTGGACACGTAATTGATACCATTAAGTTAGTAGCAACTACTATGACAATGGTGCGTTTTTAATATACTCTTCAGAGGTGCTACCAAATAACACATCCTCTAACTAGGCATTCAAAGGAATTTAGTATCTTTCGAGTTTGGTTGGAAGATAGTCCTTCATGTATTTCGTCCTTAATTTTGGAAGAAactgtttcttctctttttgtttaaTGAAATAattcgattatcaaaaaaagaaatcttAACAtaagaaattttctttttttagaaaaataaataaatggttttacttgaaatatatattcataataaGACAAAAAGTGTTCAAAGCCAGTAACTTAGAATGATAGAAACAACTCGGTCTTTACATCAGTACATGGTTGATAAAACTaatttttatcaaacaaaaTTCTCGTCAAAACTGCTGTTTCCTTACATATTAATCAACAGACCACATATCTCTGGATATTAACTTGTTGATTCAGTAGTCTCAGTTGGGCTATCAGTCTCTACTTTCTCCTCTGATTCTTCTGGTTTACTTGCAGCTTCCACACTTTCAAGCCTAGATATGCGAAACATTGCCAGATGAATATCCCCTGCAATACAGATAACTCATTTAAGGAAACTTCAAACATTCTAAGCAGAAGAGCATCCCCCACCTTAGCCAGGAATTTGTGCGAACGAGGAACTACTGGGTCTTACAGTCACTGTGTGtcactgattttttttattttccattctGTACTTGTTAGCACAATATCAAGAAGTACgactttattttttcttaaaatcaGAATCATACTCTCTTTTAATTACATTGCTGATTGCTGGTTTTTCCAGGAAACCCACCTGCAGCCTGCAGGTAATTCTACTGATACAAGTATATTTATGGTTTCCCCATTTAGCTTTAATGATCGATCATCTTCTCGACAGATGCAAACTGTAAAGAGCAAGATAAGTAGGATTATGTTAAAGAACAGTACCGAACGTAATACAACTTCCAGGTGATACAGTGGCTACAACTCCAGGTCTCAGCCTCTTGTCATCCACATATGTCCCATTTGTGCTGTCCAAATCTGTGACCAAAAGACTCTCTCCTTTCTTCTGAATGCGAGCGTGCACACCAGACACTGTCAATGTTTGGCAAGAAATTTTAACATGGAAGGCATTATTGAAACCAGTATTCTTATATATGGAGAAATGCTTACACAAAATAATCAATAACATTACGGACCTGTTGCAACTGGAATCACCATGTCTGCCTTCTCAGGAAGACGTCCGACAGTCACTTCACTCTTGATAATCCAAAACAATGTCATTAAGTATAAGCAAATTTGAAAAGGTACATAAAACCAATGAGAACAGAACAGCAGAAGTACTTACAGAAGCAATTTCGAATGCACCGGGCATTTTAACCTTAAAACCTATGTGCCTTGAATCTCCGTCACCTGCAATTTTTGCATATCATGTCAACAAAATCAAGAAAGCAGAGTATGCGTTGGGCATAGTCTGAAGTCCAACACTATAACAAGTCTGCAAATAATTTTAATGGCATTTCTTGCAGCACTTCAGGTTTCAGTACATATAAATAGTTGATTCTGAGTTCCAAATAGATTAGATAAAAAAAACTTGGCCTAGAACTGAATTGCAGGAAATAATTGCTAAACCCATATGAGCAGAATATGAATTAGTAACAAAGTAGTTCAGTTCAGTTAATCCCAAATAAATTTCAAGAAGAGAGAATTGACTGACCAACAGGAACAAGAAGCCATCTTTCTGCAACATCTGTACCGGAAGTTCTTTGTGCCTGATCAGAAGCAGCAACTATAGCTCCAAATCTTCCATGCTTTCTTGATCTAATCCGAGCACTTTGTAACTGCGAGGAAAGGTTTCTCGAGGACTGAAAATGGACTGAACCAGAAGGCAGAAAAGAGGGTCTGGCCTGAAATTGAGAAGGTGATGATAGAGGCCTTGGGAGCTTGGCGTGGGAAAGAGACTGTGTGGTTACTTCCATGTCTCTTTGTTTCTCGTAACTATTCTGGCAGAGCTTTGTTGGGTACATGGGTTTGGATTATGTGGCAGCTATTTAATGCTCTGATAAGGATGCGGATAACAAAATCTTGAACTTGCTCACCAGTGgccaaaggggaaaaaaaaaagaaaaagaaaaagaccaaGGAAATCGTTTTTAaaactttctttttattttttgaaaagaaatgcTTTTGGCttgtgaaaaaaaacaaaaagtactCGCTGTTTTCTGAaggaaaaaaacatatatagtgCCCCACAAGACAAGTCCTTCAGTTTCATTCTCACCAAATCATCAATGGCGGCCCTATAAAACAGAGTAGCAAAAACAACCTCTCTACAAAAGCTTAATTGAAGCATAACCCTCCAACCAAATGATCCGCAATATTTTTGGGAAGTATTGAACAATACTTAAAAGAACTTTACATTTCATCTGAGCAAAAGAAGCATTGATACAATGCTTAATTGAAGTGTTGATTCAATGCTTCTTTTGATCTTTACATTCATCTGAGCAAAAGAAGCATGAATCAGGTTCGATCAGCTAAACCAGCCAAACCTTTGAGAAGAAACAGAAAGAGATGATCGAACAAAGAATACAGCTGCCATATGGACACTCAGTTCAGGTCCGGCACAGAAGTGGAAACCAAATTCTGTACACTAAAAGGGCGACAGATGCTCGGTAGGGATTGGCCAGACCAGGTCGAATCAGCCAGCAAGGAGTTGACTGCATGTGTAGGGTTATAGAGATCCCACCAGACATGATCTGCAGCATCATTGCATGCCATCTCTACAGAGAGGCATCCGACCATAGCACCGCGCAAGCCTACTC is part of the Tripterygium wilfordii isolate XIE 37 chromosome 7, ASM1340144v1, whole genome shotgun sequence genome and encodes:
- the LOC120002968 gene encoding zeaxanthin epoxidase, chloroplastic, producing MYPTKLCQNSYEKQRDMEVTTQSLSHAKLPRPLSSPSQFQARPSFLPSGSVHFQSSRNLSSQLQSARIRSRKHGRFGAIVAASDQAQRTSGTDVAERWLLVPVGDGDSRHIGFKVKMPGAFEIASSEVTVGRLPEKADMVIPVATVSGVHARIQKKGESLLVTDLDSTNGTYVDDKRLRPGVVATVSPGSCITFGDIHLAMFRISRLESVEAASKPEESEEKVETDSPTETTESTS